From the Rhodothalassiaceae bacterium genome, one window contains:
- a CDS encoding succinylglutamate desuccinylase — protein MARSGRGDFVIDGERVPAGSRRSLLLPLPALSTFTSMALPVHVVHGRREGPVLFVSAAIHGDEINGVEIIRRLIAHRALKNLAGTLILIPIVNVYGFVTHSRYLPDRRDLNRSFPGSPHGSLAARLAHAFVDKIVSKASHGIDLHTGGINRFNHPHIRARLADPETLALARAFGAPIVIDANLRDGSLRQYAADAGIRMLLFEAGEALRFDELAIRAGVAGVINVMVALGMISPRYRHRAAEPVIARRSQWVRAPQSGILRMFARVADPVEKGGVLGVIADPFGANAAEVRAPAKGLIAGRTQLPVVNEGDALFHVAELEDVEQAVSETEAFLTNLEGLGPGDYPLEPV, from the coding sequence ATGGCGCGGAGCGGGCGCGGCGACTTCGTGATCGACGGCGAGCGCGTGCCCGCGGGCAGCCGGCGCAGCCTGCTGCTGCCGCTGCCGGCGCTGTCCACCTTCACCTCGATGGCGCTGCCGGTGCATGTCGTCCACGGCCGGCGCGAGGGCCCGGTGCTGTTCGTCTCGGCGGCGATCCACGGCGACGAGATCAACGGGGTGGAGATCATCCGGCGGCTCATCGCGCATCGGGCGCTGAAGAATCTCGCCGGCACGCTGATCCTGATCCCGATCGTCAACGTCTACGGCTTCGTCACCCATTCGCGCTATCTGCCCGACCGGCGCGACCTCAACCGCTCGTTTCCCGGTTCGCCCCACGGCTCGCTGGCGGCGCGGCTCGCCCACGCCTTCGTCGACAAGATCGTCTCGAAGGCGAGCCACGGCATCGATCTGCACACGGGCGGCATCAACCGGTTCAACCATCCGCACATCCGCGCGAGACTCGCGGATCCCGAAACCCTCGCGCTCGCCCGGGCCTTCGGCGCGCCGATCGTGATCGACGCCAATCTGCGCGACGGCTCGCTGCGCCAATACGCGGCGGACGCGGGCATCCGGATGCTGCTGTTCGAGGCCGGCGAGGCGCTGCGCTTCGACGAGCTGGCGATCCGCGCCGGGGTCGCGGGCGTCATCAATGTCATGGTCGCCCTCGGCATGATCTCGCCGCGCTACCGGCACCGGGCCGCCGAGCCGGTGATCGCGCGCCGCTCCCAGTGGGTGCGCGCGCCGCAGAGCGGAATCCTGCGCATGTTCGCCCGGGTTGCGGACCCGGTGGAAAAGGGCGGCGTGCTCGGCGTGATCGCCGATCCCTTCGGCGCCAATGCGGCCGAGGTGCGTGCGCCCGCCAAGGGGCTCATCGCCGGCCGCACCCAGCTTCCGGTCGTCAACGAGGGCGATGCGCTCTTTCATGTCGCCGAGCTCGAGGATGTCGAGCAGGCGGTGAGCGAAACCGAGGCCTTCCTCACCAATCTCGAGGGCCTCGGGCCCGGCGACTATCCGCTCGAGCCCGTGTGA